In the genome of Hyphomicrobium sp. ghe19, the window CCGATCTGTAGATACGGCTCCGCGATACCTTCGACGCCGCCGAACTTTTGAACGTCTTCCGTACTTTCAGCGAGAATCGCGTCGACGACGTCGTCGACGGTGACGATTCCGAGCACGCGATGCCGCGCGTTGAGGACGGGCACGGCGAGAAGGTCGTGGATGGAGATCAGACGCGCCACTTCTTCGCGGTCCGTGTCGGGTGAAACCCAGACGGGATCGCGGTCGGGCGCCACGTCGAGGATCGACTGATCGGGCTGTCCCATGATCAGCTGACGCAACGTGACCGTCCGCACGAGTTCGCGCGATTGGGGGTCGAGGACATAGATCGCGTAGATCGTTTCCCGAGTGTGCTCCACCTCGCGGATGAGCTTCAGGGTTTCGGCGACGGTGTAGGTCGAAGGAACGCTGACGAACTCAGTCGTCATGATGCTGCCGGCGGTGCCTTCGGGGTAGGCGAGCAGCAGTTTCAGGGATTGGGCGGTTTCGAAGTCGAGCAGAGTCAGCAGCTTGGTGCGGTCGGGCCCATCAAGCTGGCGGAGGGTGTCGGCCGCGCGGTCCGCGGACATGCCCTTGAGCACTTGGCCTGCGAATTCGTCGGGTAGTTCGAGGATGAGATCGCCGGCGCGCGCAAGTTCGGGCCGGTCGAATATTTCGACAACGCGATCAAGGGGCAATTCGGCGAGTATCGAGCCTGCCGTCTCGAGGTCCAGCTCATTCAGCTGGGCGACAATATCGGCATCGTGCTCTTCGAGCAGCTCGACCAAGACAATCGGATCGACGTCTTCACCCGATGCAGTGCGGATGTTTTCCATGGCTCACCTTCCGATCCGCCGTTGCAACGGATCGTGGCGAGCCGACCCGGAGGTCAGGCCACGAGCCGCAACGGCCGAAGCATTCGACTGCTGTCGCCAGACAAGGGTTGGGTTCCTTCGTAATCGCGGCGCCAAAATCATGGCGGCCACAAGCCCACATGATCCGATTGACAATAATAGTCAAGGGCAGGGGAAGCCGCATTTTTGGGCGATCTCGCCGGCGGCCTTCAGACGTCGACAAGGTCAGCGCACATCTCAAAATGTGTTTGCAAGGCCCTGGGCCTCTTGGTGCTGCAAGTATAATCTGTATACACGCTATTGGAGATAGCGAGTCTCGATGGGCTAGCCGGCGGCCGGGGGCATCAATGCTTACACTCGTCATCAGCTTGCCTCTTTCAACGCAGCGTCAGAAAAAAATTTCGGCCGGGCTGCAAGCGGCCGGGATGTCATTTTCCATCCTTCCGGGCGTCGTCGGGAGCGAGCTTTCTGAGGCGGAGATCGGGTCTTTTGCTCCCTTCCGGTTCATGGCGCGCTTCCGCCGCGAGATCGGGCCGGCGGAGGTCGGATGCACGCTATCTCATAAGCTCGCACTCGAAACATTCCTGGCCAGCAGTGAGTCGACGGCGCTGATCCTGGAGGACGACGCGGTGATCCCGTCGAACCTCGGCGACGCGATTGCTCTTCTCGTCAATCGGCTGCCCGGGAATTGGGGTATCCTCAAAGTCGGCGGCATTGGAGGTGTCAGAGGGCGACTGCTGCAGGAAACCGCTGTGGGCAAGATCGTGGAAACACATGCGACGACGGTTTGCGCGCATGCCTATGTCATCTCGCGGCAGGGCGCTTCGCAGCTCTTGCGCCGAATTCTGCCGATCCGGTTTCCCTATGACATTTATCTGCGGGACACGCACGTGCATGGCGCGAGGACGTTCGAGGTCGTACCGACGCTCGTTGTGCAAGAGGATCTTGCCGGGTCACGGATTCAATGTGACCGGATGGAGAGGCCTCCTTCGTCCGACCTGCGCAGCTTTGTCGCCTACCGGACCTGGAAACTCGGCCACGAAATCAGGCGGCGTGCCCATATCGTCAAGACGATCGGCTTGAGTGCGGCGGTCGCGCCGAGTCGGATAACCCGACATTCTTAGCGAGCCAAGCAGGCGCCCCAACACAGTTCCGGGTCAGCCACCATATTTGACACGGACGACTCCGCATGCCAAGGCATGCCTCCATGCAGTCATGTGCTTATTTTTTCCGCTTCCGCCACCAAGGGGGACAGCTTCTCGAGGGCATCTAGCCCGGGCTCCGGTGCATTTCGGCACGGGCTCGGGATGACTCGAAGGACTGACGTACGCCGTCTTTCAGACGAGCGACTTTTACCACTCGAAAGCCAGCACCATGACCCGAAGCACCAGAACGGGGCGGCCTCCCGTTCATCTCATCGATACCGAGGCGGACAATCTCACCAATCTTGCATTGGGTGTGGCCGAGACCATGCCTCAGGTCAGCGAACTGCTGATGAGCGAGATTGCGCGCGCCACCATGCATAAAGCGACGCGCATGCCTTCCGACGTCGTCACAATGCATTCGACCGTCGAATTCACCGACGAGGGGAGCGGTGCTGAACGCACAGTGCAGCTCGTTTACCCTGCGGAGGCAGATATTTCGAACGGGCGAATTTCAATTCTCACGCCTGTCGGCGCAGGGCTAATTGGCTTGCGCGAAGGTCATTCGATCCGCTGGCCCGATCGCGAAGGTCGCGAACGGCAACTGACGATTCAAAAAGTGACGCAGCCCCCGCGGGGCAAATAAATTCATCAAACATCCATCCGCTGCGCCAGGCCAAGGCGGTCATTTAATAGGTCGGCGCTCTGGCTTGTCCCAAGCGGGACAAGTCAGGCTCGTGCACCCGGATGTCCGTGCTGATCTTCGCCCCTGAGCGCGTGTCGATTGCGCGCAGCCCGCGGAACCGCCGAACGAGACCCCAATAGCTGTCGCGGTTGATGAGGCTGCTGCATTTTATCCGGCGCACTTCGGGGCGCGACGGAGTCGCGGCGCGGAATACAGATTTTCCAGAATTTTTGAGCTTTTACGCTGGTGCTGCCGGAGGGGATTGAACTCTCGACCTCTCCCTTACCAAGGGAGTGCTCTACCACTGAGCTACGGCAGCTGAAGGCGGATGCCTCGAAGAATCGAACGTGCCAGGGGCGTCGCGTTGGTACGCTCCTGCATCGGGCGGGCGGACACTGCCACAAGGCTTGACGGCGAGCAAGACGGAAAGCCAAGCTATTCGTGGACGACGCCGACACGCTAAAATTGAAGCCGGGCATCTACTTGGAGCGCGCGAGACGGGCATGACGGGAAATTTCCAGCCAAAGCCGCCAGGAAATGCGGATAAGGCGAAAAGTGCCGGCAAGCTCACGCGCCAGGATCGGCTGGCGGAAGAGCTGCGCGCGAATTTGAAGCGGCGCAAGGCCGCGGCCCGCCGTCAGAGGGGGGAGGGTGGCGATCCGCCTCCGGACGAGGGCGGCGTCTAGGGCCTCATCTGTCGTAAAAGCCGCTTGCCGATGCGGTCTCTCAACCTTTAATCACGCTTGGCTTGTTCGTGCGGGGTCGAGATTCGCGCCCGTTTTCATCATTCGGAGACAATTGGCATACATGGATCGGATCAAAATCGTCGGCGGGAAGCCGCTTCGCGGTAGCATTCCGATTTCAGGCGCCAAGAACGCGGCACTGCCCCTGTTGATCGCGAGCCTTCTGACCGAAGACCGCCTGACGCTCAAGAACGTCCCCAATCTTGCAGACGTCAATTTGCTGGTTCGCATCCTGCGGAATCATGGCGTCGATCTCGCGGTCGACGGCAAGCGGCCTGGCCCGACCACTCATCTCGGCGACACTATTCATCTCACGGCGCGCGATATCGTCGACACGACGGCTCCCTACGAAATGGTTTCGCGCATGCGCGCGAGTTTCTGGGTGCTTGGACCGCTCGTCGCGCGGATGCGCGAAGCGCGCGTGTCGCTGCCGGGCGGCTGCGCGATCGGCACGAGGCCGGTCGACCTGCATCTGATGGGGCTCAAGGCGCTGGGTGCGGAAATCGACATCGACGCCGGATACGTCATCGCGCGGGCGCCGAAGGGGCTGCACGGAGCGCGTATCGTGTTTCCGAAGGTGTCGGTCGGTGCCACGCACAACGTTCTTTTGGCGGCCGCGTTGGCCAAAGGCGAGACCGTTATCGAAAATGCGGCGCGGGAGCCTGAAATCGGGGACGTCGCCCTCTGCCTCAGCAAGATGGGTGCGAAGGTCGAAGGGATCGGCACGTCGGTGCTTCGGATCCAGGGGCGCGATCGTCTTGAAGGCGCAGTTCATACGGTGTTGCCGGATCGTATCGAGACCGGCACATTCGCGATGGCGGTTGCCGCGACGGGCGGGGACGTGACGCTCGAGGGTGCGCGTCTCGGCGATCTCAAGGCTGCGCTCGAAATTCTCGCGAATACCGGGACATCGATCCAGGAGACCGAAACGGGCGTTCGCGTTTCTCGAAACGGCGGCGGCATTGCTCCGGTATCGGTCGAGACGGAGCCGTTTCCAGGATTCCCGACCGATCTGCAGGCGCAGCTCATGGCGCTTCTCACGCGGGCGTCGGGTACGAGCGTCATTCGCGAAACGATCTTCGAGAACCGTTTCATGCATGTGCAGGAACTCGTCCGTCTCGGTGCGGACATCCAGCTGCACGGCGACACCGCGACGATCACGGGGGTCAAAACGCTCAAGGGCGCGCCCGTCATGGCGACGGACCTCCGCGCTTCCGTTTCGCTCGTCATCGCCGGGCTTACCGGAGAGGGCGAAACGGTGATCAACCGTGTTTACCATCTCGACAGAGGCTTCGAGCAGCTCGAGCGGAAGCTCAGTGCCTGCGGCGCGGACATCGAGCGCCTCGCCAGCAGCTGATGCGCTTGCTCTTGCGTTGCAGCTTTCGGCACGCCTTTGTAACACTCTGCGATCATAGCCACTGATCCAAGCCATTTGGGGCCGCACAGCGGAGACCTTCGATACTGATGCCGGACCTCAAGCTCATCGCCTTCGATACGGACGATCTCGGCGTCATTTCCGCTCAGTTGCAGGACGCCGTTTTGCGTGTCGGTGATATGAAATATTTGCCGAAGCAGAAGCGTTTCGTCGGCATAGCCAACCGGTTCGATTGGCAGAAGTTTGCGGAGGATGCGCAAGCATCCAAAACCAGGATCGCACCCGAGTACGAGCGCCGCCGGTGCGCCGTCCGGTTCGAGCGCGTCAACGCCGTGAAAGTGCACGGATTTGACCTTCACGACAAAAGGGCGGCGTTGGCGCTGCTCGCCATGACATACGAACCGACGGCCGGCTCAGATTCGCCCGAAGGCGATGTCACGTTGACATTTTCCGGCGGTGCGGCCATTCGGCTGGGCGTCGAGTGTATCGAGATCGAGTTGAAGGACCTCGGGGCAGCCTGGACAACCAAGCGCCCGCCGGAGCATCCCGAGGACGCAAGCTGATTTCGCTCGACCGCTTGCCTTAAGGAACGATGCCCGATGCCTGTACGGCTCAATAGCAACGACAAGGATTTCGAGGCTCACTTCGTGGAGCTTCTCGGGCTGAAGCGCGAAGTCTCGGCCGACGTCGACAACGCGGTTCGCGCAATCATCGATGATGTCCGGGCGCGCGGCGACGCCGCGCTCGTTGATCTCTCTCTCAAATTCGACAGGCTCGATCTTCGCAAAACCGGTATCGCGGTGACGGCCGCTGAGGTCGAAGCGGCCTATGCCGCGTGCTCGAAAGAAACGCTCGATGCGTTGAACTTCGCACGCGACCGCATTGCCGATCATCATAAGCGCCAGCTTCCATCGGATGATCGCTACACAGACGCGGCCGGCGTCGAACTCGGTCACCGCTGGACGGCCGTCGAATCCGTCGGGCTTTACGTTCCGGGCGGACTTGCATCTTATCCGAGCTCCGTTCTGATGAATGCCGTGCCGGCGCAGGTCGCGGGCGTTCCGCGCATCGTCATGGTCGTGCCGTCGCCGAGCGGCGAACTCAATCCGCTTGTTCTGGCGGCTGCGAAAATTTCGGGCGTATCGGAGATCTACCGCGTCGGCGGCGCGCAAGCTGTTGCAGCGCTCGCTTACGGTACGGAGACGATACGGCCAGTCGTCAAGATCGTCGGGCCGGGCAATGCGTGGGTCGCGGCGGCGAAGCGGCAGGTGTTCGGCACGGTCGGCATCGATTCGATCGCAGGTCCGTCCGAAGTTCTCGTGATTGCGGACAAGAACAACGATCCGGAGTGGATCGCTTCGGATCTTCTTGCGCAGGCCGAGCACGACACGGCAGCTCAGTCGATTTTGATGACGGACGACGAGGCGTTCGCCGAGGCGGTCGAGGCGGCTGTTCGCCGCCAACTCGGGACGCTGCCGCGCGGAAATATCGCGGGCGAAAGCTGGAACACGTTTGGCGCCACGATCATTTTAGGATCGCTCGGGGAGGCCGTTCCTTTGGCTGACCGTATCGCGGCCGAGCATTTGGAAATCGCGACGGCGGATGCGGAAGATCTCGCGATGCGCATTCGAAACGCCGGGGCAATTTTCATTGGCAGCGTGACGC includes:
- the mgtE gene encoding magnesium transporter, which produces MENIRTASGEDVDPIVLVELLEEHDADIVAQLNELDLETAGSILAELPLDRVVEIFDRPELARAGDLILELPDEFAGQVLKGMSADRAADTLRQLDGPDRTKLLTLLDFETAQSLKLLLAYPEGTAGSIMTTEFVSVPSTYTVAETLKLIREVEHTRETIYAIYVLDPQSRELVRTVTLRQLIMGQPDQSILDVAPDRDPVWVSPDTDREEVARLISIHDLLAVPVLNARHRVLGIVTVDDVVDAILAESTEDVQKFGGVEGIAEPYLQIGFVEMIRKRAGWLSALFLGEMLTASAMQHYSDELEKAVVLTLFIPLIMSSGGNSGSQSTSLLIRALALGQLRLRDWWRVAMREIPTGVTLGVILGVIGMARIALWQQLGIFDYGEHWKLVALTVGLGLVGIVTFGSLTGSMLPFILKRLGFDPASASAPFVATLVDVTGLMIYFSVALLVLRGTLL
- a CDS encoding glycosyltransferase family 25 protein, producing the protein MLTLVISLPLSTQRQKKISAGLQAAGMSFSILPGVVGSELSEAEIGSFAPFRFMARFRREIGPAEVGCTLSHKLALETFLASSESTALILEDDAVIPSNLGDAIALLVNRLPGNWGILKVGGIGGVRGRLLQETAVGKIVETHATTVCAHAYVISRQGASQLLRRILPIRFPYDIYLRDTHVHGARTFEVVPTLVVQEDLAGSRIQCDRMERPPSSDLRSFVAYRTWKLGHEIRRRAHIVKTIGLSAAVAPSRITRHS
- the rnk gene encoding nucleoside diphosphate kinase regulator → MTRSTRTGRPPVHLIDTEADNLTNLALGVAETMPQVSELLMSEIARATMHKATRMPSDVVTMHSTVEFTDEGSGAERTVQLVYPAEADISNGRISILTPVGAGLIGLREGHSIRWPDREGRERQLTIQKVTQPPRGK
- the murA gene encoding UDP-N-acetylglucosamine 1-carboxyvinyltransferase; protein product: MDRIKIVGGKPLRGSIPISGAKNAALPLLIASLLTEDRLTLKNVPNLADVNLLVRILRNHGVDLAVDGKRPGPTTHLGDTIHLTARDIVDTTAPYEMVSRMRASFWVLGPLVARMREARVSLPGGCAIGTRPVDLHLMGLKALGAEIDIDAGYVIARAPKGLHGARIVFPKVSVGATHNVLLAAALAKGETVIENAAREPEIGDVALCLSKMGAKVEGIGTSVLRIQGRDRLEGAVHTVLPDRIETGTFAMAVAATGGDVTLEGARLGDLKAALEILANTGTSIQETETGVRVSRNGGGIAPVSVETEPFPGFPTDLQAQLMALLTRASGTSVIRETIFENRFMHVQELVRLGADIQLHGDTATITGVKTLKGAPVMATDLRASVSLVIAGLTGEGETVINRVYHLDRGFEQLERKLSACGADIERLASS
- a CDS encoding DUF2948 family protein; translation: MPDLKLIAFDTDDLGVISAQLQDAVLRVGDMKYLPKQKRFVGIANRFDWQKFAEDAQASKTRIAPEYERRRCAVRFERVNAVKVHGFDLHDKRAALALLAMTYEPTAGSDSPEGDVTLTFSGGAAIRLGVECIEIELKDLGAAWTTKRPPEHPEDAS
- the hisD gene encoding histidinol dehydrogenase, translating into MPVRLNSNDKDFEAHFVELLGLKREVSADVDNAVRAIIDDVRARGDAALVDLSLKFDRLDLRKTGIAVTAAEVEAAYAACSKETLDALNFARDRIADHHKRQLPSDDRYTDAAGVELGHRWTAVESVGLYVPGGLASYPSSVLMNAVPAQVAGVPRIVMVVPSPSGELNPLVLAAAKISGVSEIYRVGGAQAVAALAYGTETIRPVVKIVGPGNAWVAAAKRQVFGTVGIDSIAGPSEVLVIADKNNDPEWIASDLLAQAEHDTAAQSILMTDDEAFAEAVEAAVRRQLGTLPRGNIAGESWNTFGATIILGSLGEAVPLADRIAAEHLEIATADAEDLAMRIRNAGAIFIGSVTPEVIGDYVSGSNHVLPTARSARFSSGLGVLDFMKRTSILKLDRAALEKIGPAAMTLARAEGLEGHRRSVEIRLEKAG